A portion of the Eubacterium maltosivorans genome contains these proteins:
- the nudC gene encoding NAD(+) diphosphatase, whose amino-acid sequence MIQDIEPYRLANEYEPAPPEGDAYILWYKDDYILLRHSSEAISFPRFSDISPDMAGRYAYLFSVGEDTFYLSEAPEAAFNEDFYLENMQTLRRTRPRYLTYAGLVGYQLYNWYRNRRFCGRCGKPMKPAANERMLYCPECGNLEYPKISPAVIVAVTNGDRILMSKYAGRAFKKYALLAGFAEIGETIEETVKREVMEEVGLRVKNLRYYKSQPWPFSDSLLFGFFADLDGDDTITLDENELAVAEWFTRDAMPVEADGFSLTNEMMIQFKNGLY is encoded by the coding sequence ATGATACAGGACATTGAACCTTACCGGCTGGCAAATGAATACGAACCAGCCCCGCCGGAAGGGGATGCTTATATTTTATGGTATAAGGATGATTACATCCTTCTCAGGCACAGCAGTGAGGCCATTTCCTTTCCCCGCTTTTCGGATATTTCACCGGACATGGCCGGGCGCTATGCCTATCTTTTTTCTGTCGGCGAAGATACCTTCTACCTTTCAGAAGCGCCTGAAGCCGCTTTTAACGAGGATTTTTACCTTGAAAACATGCAGACTCTGCGCCGCACACGCCCGCGTTACCTCACCTATGCCGGGCTGGTGGGCTACCAGCTGTATAACTGGTATCGAAACCGCCGTTTCTGCGGCCGCTGCGGCAAACCCATGAAGCCCGCCGCCAACGAGCGCATGCTCTACTGTCCGGAATGCGGCAATCTGGAATACCCCAAAATTTCTCCTGCGGTCATCGTCGCGGTGACCAACGGCGACCGCATCCTCATGTCCAAATACGCCGGGCGGGCTTTTAAAAAATACGCACTGCTCGCCGGCTTTGCCGAGATTGGCGAGACCATTGAGGAAACCGTCAAACGCGAAGTCATGGAGGAGGTCGGCCTTAGGGTGAAGAACCTCCGTTATTACAAAAGCCAGCCATGGCCCTTTTCAGATTCTCTTCTTTTCGGCTTTTTTGCAGACCTGGATGGTGACGACACCATCACCTTGGATGAAAACGAACTGGCTGTTGCCGAATGGTTTACGCGTGATGCAATGCCGGTCGAGGCTGATGGCTTCAGCCTCACCAATGAAATGATGATCCAGTTTAAAAACGGCCTTTACTAG
- a CDS encoding glutamate decarboxylase encodes MLYSKDDQDKLKDRYLTPIFGTEASDEPLPKYKLRKDPVEPEVAYRLIKDDLLDEGSARLNLSTFCQTYMEPEATKIMAETLEKNAIDKSEYPQTTELENRCVNMIADLWHAPDDEKFLGTSTVGSSEACMLGGMAMKFRWRNNAIKQGLDVKAKKPNLVISSGYQVCWEKFCVYWDIEMRLVPLDEQHMSMNMDTVMDFVDEYTIGIVGIMGITYTGKFDDIKALDALVEDYNQKNPKFPIYIHVDGASGGMFAPFIEPDLEWDFRLKNVVSINTSGHKYGLVYPGIGWVLWRDEKWLPKELIFSVSYLGGSLPTMAINFSRSASQIIGQYYNFLRYGYEGYKKIHERTRDVAMYISKELEKTGLFEIYNDGSNLPIVCWKMKKDANKEWNLYDLADRIRMKGWQVPAYPLPENLQDDIIQRVVVRADLSEQLGVLLMEDMNRAIKELDEAHILPHGGDQVNNKGVYGFTH; translated from the coding sequence ATGTTATATTCAAAAGATGATCAGGACAAATTAAAGGACCGTTACTTAACCCCAATTTTTGGTACAGAAGCAAGTGATGAACCCTTACCAAAATACAAACTTCGCAAGGATCCTGTTGAACCGGAAGTTGCATATCGCTTAATTAAAGATGACTTACTTGACGAAGGAAGTGCCAGGCTGAACCTTTCTACTTTCTGCCAGACCTACATGGAACCAGAAGCTACAAAGATCATGGCTGAAACCCTTGAAAAAAATGCGATTGATAAATCTGAATACCCTCAGACAACTGAACTTGAAAACCGTTGTGTCAATATGATCGCTGATCTGTGGCATGCACCGGATGATGAAAAATTCTTAGGCACCTCTACCGTAGGTTCTTCCGAAGCTTGTATGCTCGGTGGTATGGCGATGAAATTCAGATGGCGCAATAACGCGATTAAGCAAGGCTTAGATGTAAAAGCCAAAAAACCAAACTTGGTTATCTCCTCTGGTTATCAGGTATGCTGGGAAAAATTCTGTGTGTACTGGGACATTGAAATGCGTCTCGTACCACTGGATGAACAGCATATGAGTATGAACATGGATACTGTTATGGACTTTGTTGATGAATACACCATTGGTATCGTCGGTATCATGGGCATTACCTACACTGGTAAATTTGACGATATCAAGGCTCTGGATGCTTTAGTCGAAGACTACAACCAGAAAAACCCTAAATTCCCAATCTACATCCATGTCGATGGTGCTTCCGGCGGCATGTTTGCACCATTTATTGAACCAGACCTGGAATGGGATTTCCGCCTCAAAAATGTTGTTTCCATCAATACTTCCGGCCATAAATACGGCTTGGTATATCCTGGTATTGGCTGGGTATTATGGAGAGATGAAAAATGGTTACCGAAGGAACTGATCTTCAGCGTCAGCTACTTAGGCGGCAGCCTGCCGACAATGGCCATTAACTTCTCACGTTCCGCAAGCCAGATCATTGGACAGTATTACAACTTCTTACGCTACGGCTATGAAGGCTACAAGAAAATTCATGAAAGAACCAGAGATGTTGCCATGTATATCTCTAAGGAACTGGAAAAAACCGGTTTGTTTGAAATCTACAATGATGGCTCCAACTTGCCAATCGTCTGCTGGAAGATGAAAAAAGACGCGAATAAAGAATGGAACTTATATGACCTTGCTGACCGTATCCGTATGAAGGGCTGGCAGGTACCTGCTTATCCACTGCCGGAAAACTTACAGGACGATATTATCCAGAGAGTCGTTGTCCGTGCTGACTTAAGCGAACAGCTTGGCGTTCTGCTCATGGAAGACATGAACCGCGCGATCAAGGAACTGGACGAAGCACACATTCTTCCACACGGCGGCGACCAGGTTAACAACAAGGGTGTATATGGTTTTACCCATTAA